One genomic window of Streptomyces sp. NBC_01498 includes the following:
- a CDS encoding MarR family winged helix-turn-helix transcriptional regulator, translating into MTSSDPTTRPDPWQSLHVLLAELDAEIEQVYLTRGIEGVRPRFAYPLIRLAHTGPLTIRELAESLGLSHSALSQTLTAMRKEGLVSSEPGPDARTRRIELTERGRSLVPFLEAEWRATHATVAELDAEIPYALTTVVEEVRRALARRSMRQRVLDHLDHLDKSR; encoded by the coding sequence ATGACATCCTCGGACCCCACCACGCGGCCCGATCCCTGGCAGTCCCTGCACGTCCTGCTGGCGGAGCTGGACGCCGAGATCGAGCAGGTGTATCTCACGCGCGGGATCGAGGGGGTGCGGCCCCGGTTCGCGTATCCGCTGATCCGGCTCGCGCACACCGGGCCGCTCACCATCCGGGAGCTGGCCGAGTCGCTGGGGCTCTCGCACTCCGCGCTCAGCCAGACCCTCACCGCGATGCGCAAGGAGGGGCTGGTCAGCTCCGAGCCGGGGCCCGACGCGCGTACGCGGCGGATCGAGCTGACCGAGCGGGGGCGCTCGCTCGTACCGTTCCTGGAGGCGGAGTGGCGCGCCACCCACGCCACCGTCGCGGAGCTGGACGCGGAGATCCCGTACGCGCTGACCACCGTGGTCGAGGAGGTGCGGCGGGCGCTGGCGCGGCGGTCCATGCGGCAGCGCGTTCTCGACCACCTCGACCACCTCGACAAGTCGCGGTGA
- a CDS encoding helix-turn-helix domain-containing protein: MADDEFSTVLHGVGPRLRALRQERGTTLALLSETTGISVSTLSRLESGGRKPTLELLLPLARAYGVQLDELVGAPATGDPRVHMRPFNRHGMTYVPLTRHLGGLQAYKQIIPAGREQSGRPEQQVHEGYEWLYVLAGRLRLLLGEHDLVLGAGEAAEFDTRTPHAWTRVGTDAVEFLSIFGQQGERMHVRARPAEK, encoded by the coding sequence ATGGCCGACGACGAGTTCTCCACCGTCCTGCACGGGGTGGGACCGCGCCTGCGCGCCCTGCGCCAGGAGCGCGGCACCACCCTCGCCCTGCTGAGCGAGACGACCGGCATCTCGGTCAGTACGCTCTCCCGGCTGGAGTCCGGCGGACGCAAACCCACCCTGGAACTGCTCCTGCCGCTGGCCAGGGCGTACGGCGTGCAGCTCGACGAGCTGGTGGGCGCGCCCGCGACCGGCGATCCCCGTGTCCATATGCGGCCCTTCAACCGCCATGGCATGACCTATGTGCCGCTGACCCGCCATCTCGGCGGACTCCAGGCGTACAAGCAGATCATCCCGGCGGGTCGTGAGCAGAGCGGCCGACCGGAACAGCAGGTGCACGAGGGCTACGAATGGCTCTACGTCCTGGCCGGCCGGCTCCGCCTGCTCCTCGGTGAGCACGACCTGGTACTGGGCGCCGGGGAAGCGGCCGAGTTCGACACCCGTACACCGCACGCCTGGACCCGGGTGGGCACGGACGCGGTCGAATTCCTGAGCATCTTCGGCCAGCAGGGCGAGCGGATGCACGTACGCGCACGGCCCGCCGAGAAGTGA
- a CDS encoding TetR family transcriptional regulator C-terminal domain-containing protein translates to MRIAMETFAARGYNNASLAEIADRAGLTQAGVLHYFRSKELLLTSVLELRDRADIEQLGPDRPRGLAFLRHLIDTSRRNSEREGIVRLYTVLSAESVTESHPAQEYFRNRYTGLRAFVVDALREAAELGEAREDLDVENVANAIIAVMDGLQVQWLLSPGSVDMAASTERVVASLLASIGPAKD, encoded by the coding sequence CTGCGCATCGCCATGGAGACGTTCGCCGCGCGCGGCTACAACAACGCGTCGCTGGCGGAGATCGCGGATCGCGCGGGGCTCACCCAGGCGGGTGTCCTGCACTATTTCCGCTCCAAGGAGCTGCTCCTGACGAGCGTGCTCGAACTGCGGGACCGGGCCGACATAGAGCAGCTCGGCCCGGACCGCCCGCGCGGTCTGGCCTTTCTGCGCCATCTGATCGACACCTCGCGGCGCAACTCCGAGCGGGAGGGCATCGTACGGCTGTACACGGTCCTGTCGGCGGAGAGCGTCACCGAAAGTCACCCCGCGCAGGAGTACTTCCGCAATCGGTACACGGGGCTGCGGGCCTTCGTCGTGGACGCGCTGCGGGAGGCGGCCGAACTGGGCGAGGCACGCGAGGACCTGGACGTCGAGAACGTGGCGAACGCGATCATCGCGGTGATGGACGGGCTCCAGGTGCAGTGGCTGCTGTCGCCGGGGTCGGTGGACATGGCGGCGTCGACGGAGCGGGTGGTGGCCTCGCTGCTGGCGTCGATCGGGCCCGCGAAGGACTGA
- a CDS encoding MFS transporter has product MKGRDRFVDTRPLRGGGPFRDLWIGSTFSQFGGQTAMVAVLAQVWELTGSPVGTGTIGLVTGVATLLFGLLGGSLADAVDRRTVVRATSCGQLLIAAALCAQALSDNRNAGLLLALVAAGSACGALGAPARRTFPVRLLPADQVAAGLALSNISFQTAMLAGPAAAGLIIAQWGLPAAYAVQAATAAVSLLATLRLPPMPPEGTGKAGNGRRRAERGGWRIVTRRPTLWGALATDLSATLLAMPVALFPLVNEARFHGDPRTLGLFLSAVAVGGITAGLLSGTVTRRPGAGRVQLTAAGLWGLALAGFGLAEPLWLALGCLAVAGAADTVSVVTRNALVQLETPDAYRGRVSSVEYVIGVGGPELGNFRGGLLASVTSAPFSLVAGGLSAAVAVAVVAAVNAPLRTYRTPSPAPPEQPAPVGTPGADATEGATSPGVPS; this is encoded by the coding sequence GTGAAGGGGCGCGACAGGTTCGTCGACACCCGTCCGCTGCGCGGCGGGGGGCCGTTCCGGGACCTGTGGATCGGGTCGACGTTCTCGCAATTCGGCGGCCAGACCGCCATGGTGGCGGTGCTCGCGCAGGTGTGGGAGCTGACCGGCAGCCCGGTCGGCACCGGCACCATCGGGCTCGTCACCGGAGTGGCCACGCTGCTGTTCGGGCTGCTCGGCGGCTCGCTGGCGGACGCCGTCGACCGCCGTACGGTGGTACGGGCCACGTCCTGCGGCCAGTTGCTGATCGCCGCCGCACTGTGCGCCCAGGCCCTGTCGGACAACCGGAACGCCGGCCTGCTGCTCGCGCTCGTCGCGGCCGGCTCCGCGTGCGGTGCGCTCGGCGCGCCCGCGCGCCGCACCTTCCCGGTCCGGCTGCTGCCCGCCGACCAGGTCGCCGCCGGGCTCGCGCTGAGCAACATCTCCTTCCAGACGGCGATGCTGGCCGGGCCCGCGGCGGCCGGGCTGATCATCGCCCAGTGGGGATTGCCCGCCGCCTACGCCGTGCAGGCCGCGACCGCAGCCGTCTCCCTGCTCGCGACGCTGCGCCTCCCGCCGATGCCGCCCGAGGGAACCGGGAAGGCGGGTAACGGGAGGCGCCGGGCGGAGCGGGGCGGGTGGCGGATCGTGACACGCCGTCCGACGCTCTGGGGCGCGCTGGCCACCGATCTGTCCGCGACGCTGCTCGCCATGCCCGTCGCCCTGTTCCCGCTGGTCAACGAGGCCCGTTTCCACGGTGATCCGCGCACCCTCGGCCTGTTCCTGTCAGCGGTCGCGGTCGGCGGGATCACGGCGGGCCTGCTCTCCGGCACGGTGACCCGCCGGCCGGGCGCCGGGCGGGTCCAGTTGACGGCGGCCGGCCTCTGGGGCCTGGCCCTGGCGGGCTTCGGCCTGGCCGAGCCGCTGTGGCTCGCCCTCGGCTGTCTGGCCGTGGCCGGGGCCGCCGACACCGTGTCCGTGGTCACCCGGAACGCACTCGTGCAGTTGGAGACCCCGGACGCCTACCGGGGCCGGGTGTCCTCCGTGGAGTACGTCATCGGTGTGGGCGGCCCGGAGTTGGGCAACTTCCGGGGCGGGCTGCTGGCCTCGGTGACCTCGGCTCCCTTCTCCCTGGTCGCCGGGGGGCTGTCGGCCGCCGTGGCGGTCGCCGTCGTGGCGGCGGTCAACGCCCCCCTGCGCACCTACCGCACCCCGTCGCCCGCGCCACCGGAGCAGCCCGCTCCCGTGGGGACGCCCGGCGCCGACGCGACCGAGGGCGCGACGTCACCGGGCGTCCCGTCGTAA
- a CDS encoding class I SAM-dependent methyltransferase has product MTHTRTSADDGTDNGTDGNGADGTNEEFWDARYGESDRIWSGDPNAVLVREITGLTPGRALDLGSGEGGDAIWLAGQGWRVTACDISGVALARARRHAAEKGAEIADRIDWQRHDLGTSFPTGTYDLVSAQFLHSPGDLPREEILRSAAAAVAPGGVLLIVGHAGLPPWEPNPHPEVHLPTPDEVVASLGLSDGGWDVLLRAEHERVQTAPDGSPATRTDNAVKARRRVA; this is encoded by the coding sequence ATGACACACACCCGCACCAGCGCGGACGACGGCACGGACAACGGCACCGACGGCAACGGGGCCGACGGCACCAACGAGGAGTTCTGGGACGCCCGTTACGGCGAGAGCGACCGGATCTGGAGCGGCGACCCCAACGCCGTCCTCGTCCGGGAGATCACCGGACTGACGCCCGGCCGGGCGCTGGACCTGGGCAGCGGCGAAGGGGGCGACGCGATCTGGCTGGCCGGCCAGGGGTGGCGGGTGACCGCCTGCGACATATCCGGGGTCGCCCTCGCCAGGGCCCGGCGCCACGCCGCCGAGAAGGGCGCGGAGATCGCGGACCGTATCGACTGGCAGCGGCACGACCTGGGCACGTCGTTCCCCACCGGGACGTACGACCTGGTGTCGGCGCAGTTCCTGCACTCGCCGGGCGACCTGCCGCGCGAGGAGATCCTGCGGTCCGCGGCGGCGGCAGTCGCGCCCGGCGGCGTGCTGCTGATCGTGGGACACGCGGGGCTCCCGCCGTGGGAGCCGAACCCGCACCCGGAGGTCCATCTGCCGACTCCGGACGAGGTCGTCGCCTCGCTCGGCCTGTCCGACGGGGGCTGGGACGTGCTGCTCCGCGCGGAGCACGAACGCGTCCAGACCGCCCCCGACGGGAGCCCGGCCACACGCACGGACAACGCCGTGAAGGCCAGGCGCCGCGTCGCGTAG
- a CDS encoding RICIN domain-containing protein, whose protein sequence is MRRTLHRNVVRKAVAALGVLALGGSLGLTSSGTAQAADPTAQVWISTADGSRKLASAGQITFNSTPQAIDINVNTAQREQQFTGAGASVTGAAGYLINQLPQAQKNSLMTSLFSAQGDGIGLNYLRQPLGSTDFNQGAAYTYEDNQGDFNLGRDHEAIIPVLKQAVSINPGIRFMGTPWTPPAWMKTNNSLNGGSLRTDRYQQYADYLVKSIQGYQQQGIRLTDLTVQNEPEFATSYPSMSMTASEQAAFFKVLDRTLTAAGLPTNLLAYDHNWDHPNYPLQVFAETPGMNRVIGAAFHCYGGQPGSQSQIRQAGKRVFFTECSGTDSDNQANTFADTLKWHAENLVVANMRNGGETTIMWNLALNQSGGPHQGHCTTRCNGVVEINGSTVTRNAEYYVLGHLTKFVRPGATRVGSTSQGAGGVQNVVWQNPDGSKAAYVVNGASAARTFSVTDAGRSATYTLPAGSVATLVWTGADPGNPGNGTIDPAAWYQVVNSGSSACLDATGWGTADGTGLQQWSCSAPAANNQTWQFRPTSNGYHQVVNRHADKVWDIDGGSGATADGARAHLWSYTGATNQQWQAQRIGTTDRYRFAARHSNKCLTVSAGTANGATLTQQPCTEAANQTFRLVAQP, encoded by the coding sequence ATGCGAAGAACCCTGCACAGAAACGTCGTTCGCAAAGCTGTCGCCGCCCTCGGCGTGCTCGCGCTGGGCGGCAGCCTCGGACTGACCTCGTCCGGGACCGCGCAGGCCGCCGATCCCACCGCCCAGGTGTGGATCTCCACGGCCGACGGGAGCCGCAAGCTCGCCTCGGCGGGCCAGATCACCTTCAACTCCACTCCGCAGGCCATCGACATCAATGTCAATACGGCTCAGCGCGAGCAGCAGTTCACCGGGGCCGGCGCCTCGGTCACCGGCGCGGCCGGGTATCTGATCAACCAGCTTCCTCAGGCCCAGAAGAACTCCCTGATGACCTCGCTCTTCTCCGCCCAGGGCGACGGCATCGGCCTCAACTACCTGCGCCAGCCGCTCGGTTCCACCGACTTCAACCAGGGCGCCGCGTACACGTACGAGGACAACCAGGGCGACTTCAACCTCGGCCGGGACCACGAGGCGATCATCCCGGTCCTCAAGCAGGCCGTGTCGATCAACCCCGGCATCCGTTTCATGGGCACCCCCTGGACGCCGCCCGCGTGGATGAAGACCAACAACAGCCTCAACGGCGGCAGTCTGCGCACCGACCGCTACCAGCAGTACGCCGACTACCTGGTCAAGTCGATCCAGGGCTACCAGCAGCAGGGCATCCGGCTCACCGACCTCACGGTGCAGAACGAGCCCGAGTTCGCGACGAGTTACCCGTCGATGAGCATGACCGCCTCGGAGCAGGCCGCGTTCTTCAAGGTGCTCGACCGCACACTGACGGCGGCCGGTCTGCCGACCAACCTCCTGGCGTACGACCACAACTGGGACCACCCGAACTACCCGCTCCAGGTCTTCGCCGAGACACCGGGCATGAACCGCGTGATCGGTGCCGCCTTCCACTGCTACGGCGGCCAGCCCGGCAGCCAGTCGCAGATCCGGCAGGCCGGCAAGCGGGTCTTCTTCACCGAGTGCTCGGGCACCGACAGCGACAACCAGGCCAACACCTTCGCCGACACGCTGAAGTGGCACGCCGAGAACCTCGTCGTGGCCAACATGCGCAACGGCGGCGAGACCACGATCATGTGGAACCTCGCGCTGAACCAGAGCGGCGGCCCCCACCAGGGTCACTGCACCACCCGCTGCAACGGTGTGGTCGAGATCAACGGCAGCACGGTCACCCGTAACGCCGAGTACTACGTCCTCGGTCATCTGACCAAGTTCGTGCGGCCCGGCGCCACCCGCGTCGGCTCCACCAGCCAGGGCGCGGGCGGGGTGCAGAACGTCGTCTGGCAGAACCCGGACGGCAGCAAGGCCGCGTACGTCGTGAACGGCGCGAGTGCGGCCCGGACGTTCTCCGTCACGGACGCCGGGCGCTCGGCCACGTACACGCTGCCCGCGGGCTCCGTCGCCACCCTCGTCTGGACCGGCGCCGACCCGGGCAACCCGGGCAACGGCACCATCGACCCGGCCGCGTGGTACCAGGTGGTCAACAGCGGCAGCAGCGCCTGCCTCGACGCGACCGGCTGGGGTACGGCCGACGGCACGGGACTCCAGCAGTGGTCCTGCTCCGCCCCCGCGGCGAACAACCAGACCTGGCAGTTCCGGCCCACCAGCAACGGCTACCACCAGGTCGTCAACCGGCACGCCGACAAGGTGTGGGACATCGACGGCGGGTCCGGTGCCACCGCCGACGGGGCCCGCGCCCACCTGTGGAGCTACACCGGCGCCACCAACCAGCAGTGGCAGGCGCAGCGGATCGGTACCACCGACCGCTACCGGTTCGCCGCCCGGCACAGCAACAAGTGCCTGACGGTGAGCGCCGGTACGGCGAACGGCGCCACGCTCACCCAGCAGCCGTGCACGGAGGCGGCGAACCAGACGTTCCGGCTGGTGGCGCAGCCGTAG